A window of the Borrelia parkeri genome harbors these coding sequences:
- a CDS encoding ERF family protein — protein MTNKITRTKIQNTKTKMRRAVKKQSKQSVRKVTDIRVNNQNSVTNENQSKINFLKSLHSLQMHLSGVAKNLNGYGYKYQDFNEIIREIKNVIKINNLDIGFMQYPTIKNFDGDLVNVITTTFYSPKSGYSESFDTPIYSEELTSTGVKNQNTLPQLVGSCITYFKRYALVAYLLIESEVDTDASSLEHVQEANGERVSSVDVSPVNSLNKDKDINTKRVTKGETKQQSVSHKSVISLDKLPKRIPAKYHYYKKLLQASKRMHSVLDDAPFDSLEMIDKFLIQLKNDDDSSILKFFETKPELKTIKYWTELINNYLKRTESDPEVIEGFSKFLTYREPKYGQSPLKLFGYIASDNNFGYLCE, from the coding sequence ATGACAAATAAAATAACAAGAACTAAAATTCAAAATACAAAAACTAAAATGCGCAGAGCAGTTAAGAAACAGAGTAAACAGTCAGTAAGAAAAGTAACAGATATAAGAGTAAATAATCAAAATTCAGTAACAAATGAAAATCAATCAAAGATAAACTTTCTAAAGTCTTTGCATAGTCTACAAATGCATTTAAGTGGTGTTGCTAAGAATCTTAATGGATATGGATATAAGTATCAAGATTTTAATGAGATAATAAGAGAAATAAAGAATGTTATAAAGATCAATAATCTAGACATTGGTTTTATGCAATATCCAACTATAAAGAATTTTGATGGTGATTTAGTTAATGTTATTACAACAACATTTTACAGTCCCAAGAGTGGATATAGCGAGTCATTTGATACACCTATTTACAGCGAAGAATTAACGTCCACTGGAGTAAAGAATCAAAATACATTACCTCAACTTGTAGGTTCATGCATAACATATTTTAAAAGATATGCTCTTGTAGCATACCTTTTAATTGAGAGTGAAGTTGACACTGATGCTAGTTCCTTAGAGCATGTTCAAGAAGCTAATGGAGAAAGAGTTAGTAGTGTGGATGTTTCACCTGTAAATTCTTTAAATAAAGATAAAGATATTAATACTAAAAGAGTAACTAAAGGTGAAACAAAACAGCAATCTGTAAGTCATAAATCTGTAATTAGTCTTGATAAACTTCCTAAACGTATACCCGCTAAGTATCATTATTACAAGAAATTGCTTCAAGCATCTAAAAGGATGCATTCGGTATTAGATGATGCACCTTTTGATAGTTTAGAAATGATAGATAAGTTTTTAATACAATTAAAGAATGATGATGATTCGAGTATACTCAAGTTTTTTGAAACCAAACCAGAGCTTAAAACTATAAAGTATTGGACTGAGCTTATAAATAATTATTTAAAGAGAACAGAGTCTGATCCAGAAGTAATTGAAGGTTTTTCTAAATTTTTAACATATAGAGAGCCAAAATATGGCCAGAGTCCACTCAAATTATTTGGATATATAGCTAGTGATAATAATTTTGGGTATCTATGTGAGTAA